A stretch of the Thermodesulfobacteriota bacterium genome encodes the following:
- a CDS encoding type II toxin-antitoxin system RelB/DinJ family antitoxin has product MAKNTNINVRTTEDIKRGAEVVLNGLGLNISSAVNLFLKQVINYRGIPFDLRLPNKETLYAMDDIENNRNLESADTVEEMLEKIGI; this is encoded by the coding sequence ATGGCTAAAAATACAAATATAAATGTTAGAACAACCGAGGATATTAAAAGGGGTGCAGAGGTCGTATTAAATGGTCTCGGATTAAATATCTCCTCGGCAGTTAATCTTTTTTTGAAACAGGTTATCAATTACAGGGGCATTCCGTTTGATTTGCGGCTGCCTAATAAGGAAACGCTATATGCTATGGATGACATTGAAAACAATCGTAATCTTGAGTCAGCTGATACCGTTGAAGAAATGTTAGAAAAGATTGGTATATGA
- a CDS encoding zeta toxin family protein — protein MSPNVYIVAGPNGAGKTTFAKEFLPNYVKCLEFVNADLIAEGISPFSPEQAAIRAGRLMLEQIHLLADRSSDFGFETTLAGKSYVRLLADLKSKDYRIYLYFLWIDNVDIALERIADRVRRGGHNVPEKIVRRRFNRGLSNLFNIYRPLLDFWVIFDNSKDDPVMIAYEEAGDLELIDPALFSKLSANMVRP, from the coding sequence ATGTCCCCAAATGTATACATTGTCGCCGGACCAAATGGCGCGGGTAAAACAACCTTTGCAAAAGAATTTCTCCCCAATTATGTAAAATGTCTGGAGTTTGTAAATGCCGACCTTATTGCTGAAGGGATATCACCATTTTCGCCGGAGCAGGCCGCGATTCGGGCCGGGAGACTGATGCTTGAACAGATTCATTTGCTGGCAGACCGTAGCAGTGACTTCGGATTTGAAACAACTTTGGCCGGAAAATCGTATGTGCGTCTTCTGGCTGATTTGAAAAGCAAAGACTACCGAATTTATCTTTATTTTCTTTGGATTGATAATGTTGATATTGCCCTTGAACGTATCGCTGATCGGGTAAGAAGGGGAGGTCACAATGTCCCGGAAAAAATTGTTCGCCGCCGTTTTAACAGGGGACTTTCCAACCTCTTCAATATTTATCGCCCGCTGCTGGATTTTTGGGTAATTTTTGATAATTCAAAGGATGATCCTGTAATGATCGCTTATGAAGAAGCTGGAGACTTGGAACTTATTGACCCGGCTTTATTCTCAAAATTATCTGCAAATATGGTGAGGCCATGA
- the fbp gene encoding class 1 fructose-bisphosphatase, with the protein MSKFGMTVTEHLLSQQRLHPDATGAFTVLLSELIVAAKIISKEARKSGLTDILGFTGDINVQGEAVKKLDEFANTSIIRRMSHLGQLCAMVSEESADIIEIPSKYQKGNYVLIFDPLDGSSNIDANVNIGTIFSIYKKVTPGEQVASVDVLQPGYRQVAAGYFLYGTSTMMVYSTGDGLHGFTLYPAVGEFLLSHEDIRIPEKGSIFSVNMGYASYWDENVRAVVDHFTKADPEKGLPYSLRYIGSLVADFHRTLLYGGIFMYPPDKKDPKKPHGKLRLTCECAPLAMLVKQAGGMATDGERDILEIEPGEIHQRVPLYIGSAKDVKTVMEILKTERK; encoded by the coding sequence ATGAGTAAATTTGGAATGACCGTAACAGAGCACCTCTTGAGCCAGCAGAGGTTACACCCTGATGCTACCGGAGCCTTCACGGTTCTTCTTTCAGAACTGATCGTGGCGGCAAAGATTATTTCAAAAGAAGCAAGAAAGTCGGGTTTAACGGATATTTTAGGGTTTACCGGTGACATAAATGTTCAGGGTGAGGCGGTAAAAAAACTGGATGAATTTGCTAACACCTCAATTATCAGACGAATGTCTCACCTGGGCCAGTTATGTGCCATGGTATCTGAAGAGAGTGCTGACATTATTGAGATACCAAGCAAGTATCAAAAGGGCAATTATGTCTTAATCTTCGATCCATTGGATGGTTCATCAAATATCGATGCCAATGTTAACATAGGTACTATATTTTCCATTTACAAAAAGGTTACCCCTGGTGAACAGGTTGCAAGCGTCGATGTACTTCAACCCGGATACAGACAGGTGGCGGCAGGGTATTTCCTCTATGGTACGAGCACTATGATGGTATATTCAACAGGAGATGGCCTCCATGGGTTTACCCTATACCCTGCTGTAGGGGAATTCTTGCTTTCCCACGAAGATATCAGGATACCTGAAAAGGGGAGCATATTTAGTGTAAACATGGGTTATGCCAGTTATTGGGACGAAAATGTCAGGGCCGTTGTAGATCATTTTACAAAGGCAGACCCGGAAAAAGGTTTGCCATACTCTTTGCGATATATCGGTTCCCTTGTGGCAGATTTTCATCGTACCCTTCTCTACGGCGGTATTTTCATGTATCCTCCTGACAAAAAGGACCCCAAAAAACCCCATGGCAAACTGAGACTGACGTGTGAGTGTGCCCCCCTGGCTATGTTGGTAAAGCAGGCAGGTGGTATGGCCACAGATGGAGAAAGAGACATACTGGAGATCGAGCCAGGAGAAATCCATCAGAGGGTTCCCCTGTATATCGGTTCTGCAAAGGACGTGAAAACAGTTATGGAAATATTGAAAACAGAGAGGAAATAA
- a CDS encoding CoB--CoM heterodisulfide reductase iron-sulfur subunit A family protein, which produces MNKEDTENSAANKKIGAVMVVGGGIAGIQASLDLANSGYYVYLVEKSPSIGGVMPQLDKTFPTNDCSMCILSPKLVECGRHFNIEILTNTQVEEVLGEAGNMEVSLIRSPRFVDEDKCVGCGVCAEKCPVKVKNDFNEGLGERKAIYIQYPQAIPLVYQIDKDHCRYFIKGKCRICEKLCKNEAVNFEDTEKRFTLKVGSIILAPGFELFDPQLKGEYGYGVYDNVVTSKQFERILSASGPSMGHLERPGDKKEPKKIGFIQCVGSRDLQAGKGYCSGVCCMYAIKEAVVAKEHSGEVEPTIFFMDIRAHGKGFDDYYKRAQEEYGVRFIRCMVSKIVEMPRTRNLRVTYINEEGKPVEEEFDMMVLSGGLTPSKDAMEMGKRLGVHLNQYGFCETSQFSPLSTSRAGIFVSGVFQGPKDIPETVAQASGSVACASGLLSESRGSMVKGKEYPLETEVKDIFPRIGVFVCHCGINIGGVIDVPHVKEYAGSLKDVVYAEEGLYVCSQDFQELMKNAISDHNLNRVVVASCSPRTHEPLFQETLRETGLNKYLFEMANIRDQCSWVHMRQKEDATKKAKALVRMAVENARLIQPLDELPLEIKDKALVIGGGLSGMTAALSLADQGYEVYLVEKEAKLGGVLHDVYYTLEGDDVQSHLREIIERVEANPSIHIFKDTMVVDFSGYKGNFETGLMVGPGMFYRKLEHGIVIVATGGEEYKPVGEYMYGEDERVMTQLELEKRIADGTAGLSNISSIVMIQCVGSRTEERPYCSRVCCSEAIKNSLRMKELNPNMNICILYRDIRSYGLMEEYYTLARKKGVKFIRYDLDSKPGVTVEDGALKVDIKDPALGEDLSLSPDLIVLSSAILPKENDELATLLKVPRTQEGFFLEAHMKLRPVDFGTDGIYVCGLAHSPKLISECISQAYAASARASTILSQERIHVGGVVATVNGDLCAACLTCVRVCPYDVPVINEEGFAEINMAKCQGCGTCASECPAKAIELQHFRDEQILAKCNALLEEAI; this is translated from the coding sequence ATGAATAAAGAGGACACAGAGAATTCAGCAGCCAACAAAAAGATAGGAGCCGTAATGGTTGTTGGGGGCGGAATTGCAGGAATACAGGCATCCCTTGACCTGGCAAATTCCGGTTACTATGTATACCTGGTGGAAAAATCCCCTTCAATCGGCGGGGTCATGCCTCAACTGGATAAAACATTTCCAACCAACGATTGCTCCATGTGTATCTTGTCTCCAAAGCTGGTGGAATGTGGAAGACATTTCAATATAGAGATACTTACCAATACACAGGTAGAGGAAGTGCTGGGAGAGGCAGGCAACATGGAGGTCTCTCTGATTCGAAGCCCCAGGTTTGTGGACGAAGACAAGTGTGTAGGATGTGGGGTCTGCGCTGAGAAGTGTCCGGTAAAAGTTAAGAATGACTTCAATGAGGGGTTGGGAGAGAGAAAAGCCATATATATTCAATACCCTCAGGCTATACCTCTGGTATATCAAATAGACAAGGACCATTGCCGTTACTTTATCAAAGGAAAATGCAGAATATGTGAGAAGCTCTGCAAAAATGAGGCAGTAAACTTCGAAGACACAGAAAAAAGGTTCACTCTCAAAGTAGGCTCCATAATACTGGCACCTGGATTTGAACTCTTTGATCCCCAGCTGAAAGGAGAATATGGGTACGGGGTGTACGATAATGTTGTAACGAGCAAACAGTTCGAAAGGATACTCAGCGCCTCTGGACCGTCCATGGGACACCTTGAGAGACCAGGAGACAAAAAAGAACCCAAAAAGATAGGCTTTATACAGTGTGTTGGTTCCAGAGACTTACAGGCGGGAAAGGGATACTGTTCGGGTGTGTGTTGCATGTATGCCATAAAGGAAGCGGTTGTAGCGAAAGAGCACTCAGGTGAAGTGGAACCGACCATATTCTTCATGGATATAAGGGCACATGGAAAGGGGTTTGATGATTATTACAAAAGGGCACAGGAGGAATATGGAGTTAGATTCATACGGTGCATGGTATCCAAAATTGTAGAGATGCCCCGAACCAGGAACTTGAGAGTGACTTATATAAATGAGGAAGGCAAGCCTGTAGAAGAGGAATTTGATATGATGGTTCTTTCAGGTGGTCTTACGCCTTCAAAAGATGCCATGGAAATGGGGAAAAGATTAGGAGTCCACCTGAATCAGTACGGTTTTTGTGAAACCTCACAATTCTCGCCTCTGTCTACATCCAGAGCGGGGATTTTTGTAAGTGGTGTATTTCAGGGGCCCAAAGACATTCCGGAAACAGTGGCACAGGCAAGCGGCAGTGTAGCCTGTGCATCGGGTCTTCTTTCAGAAAGCCGCGGAAGCATGGTGAAAGGGAAAGAATATCCGTTGGAAACAGAAGTAAAAGATATCTTCCCGAGGATTGGTGTATTCGTCTGCCATTGCGGTATCAATATAGGAGGGGTTATAGATGTGCCACATGTAAAGGAATATGCAGGGTCTTTGAAGGATGTGGTATATGCTGAGGAGGGACTATATGTATGCTCACAAGATTTCCAGGAACTTATGAAGAATGCCATTTCTGATCACAATCTTAATAGAGTCGTTGTAGCATCATGTTCTCCCAGAACCCACGAACCTCTGTTTCAGGAGACACTACGGGAGACAGGATTGAATAAGTACCTCTTTGAGATGGCGAATATCAGAGACCAATGCAGCTGGGTACATATGAGACAAAAAGAAGATGCCACAAAAAAGGCAAAAGCCCTGGTAAGGATGGCTGTGGAAAATGCAAGACTGATACAACCTTTAGATGAGCTGCCTCTGGAAATAAAAGATAAAGCTCTGGTGATTGGTGGTGGACTTTCAGGAATGACGGCTGCTCTGAGTCTGGCAGACCAGGGGTATGAGGTTTATCTGGTAGAAAAAGAGGCAAAACTAGGGGGAGTGCTGCATGATGTCTATTACACCCTGGAGGGTGACGATGTTCAATCCCATCTCAGAGAGATTATAGAAAGGGTTGAAGCAAATCCCTCCATTCATATATTCAAGGATACCATGGTTGTCGACTTTAGCGGATATAAAGGAAACTTTGAGACGGGCTTAATGGTTGGACCAGGTATGTTCTACAGAAAACTGGAGCATGGTATTGTTATTGTAGCTACAGGGGGAGAAGAGTATAAGCCAGTGGGGGAGTATATGTACGGAGAGGATGAACGGGTTATGACCCAGCTGGAACTGGAGAAAAGAATCGCAGATGGTACCGCCGGGCTTTCAAACATCAGCTCCATAGTTATGATTCAATGTGTGGGTTCGAGAACAGAAGAAAGGCCATACTGCAGCAGGGTGTGTTGCTCTGAGGCTATCAAGAATAGTTTGAGAATGAAGGAACTGAACCCCAATATGAATATCTGTATCCTTTACAGGGATATAAGGTCTTATGGTTTGATGGAGGAGTATTATACCCTTGCAAGAAAGAAAGGGGTAAAATTCATAAGGTATGATCTCGACTCAAAACCAGGAGTAACTGTTGAAGATGGGGCTCTGAAAGTAGATATAAAAGACCCTGCACTGGGAGAAGACCTGTCATTGTCACCTGACTTAATCGTTTTGAGCAGTGCCATCCTACCAAAAGAGAACGATGAATTAGCCACATTACTAAAGGTCCCTCGAACACAGGAAGGCTTTTTTCTTGAAGCTCATATGAAGCTGAGGCCTGTAGATTTCGGGACCGATGGAATATATGTGTGTGGCCTGGCACATTCACCCAAACTCATAAGTGAGTGTATATCCCAGGCATATGCTGCCTCTGCAAGGGCCAGTACTATCCTTTCCCAGGAAAGGATTCATGTAGGTGGCGTAGTTGCTACAGTAAACGGCGATTTATGCGCTGCATGCCTCACGTGTGTCAGGGTATGCCCGTATGACGTCCCTGTGATAAACGAGGAGGGATTTGCAGAGATTAATATGGCTAAATGTCAGGGGTGTGGGACTTGCGCATCTGAGTGTCCGGCGAAGGCTATAGAACTCCAACACTTCAGGGACGAACAGATACTGGCAAAATGTAACGCATTATTAGAAGAGGCTATCTGA
- a CDS encoding methylenetetrahydrofolate reductase, which yields MHFQELLDSKKFLVISELQPPKGTDLTEFYDYAEKMRGRIDAVNVPDLQSAVMRLGSLSASYLLKEKGFTPICNMTCRDRNRLALQSDLLNISVLGIENIVISMGEEPSLGDHPDAKPVFDLTPLKLISAIRDLQKGYDMAKSDLHGTPKFCVGSTVNSSAQRGALDLEIKKMEEEIMAGVDFFLTTSVFELNAFENFIKKVEGLKVPIIAGIMILKSVGMARFMNKHVEDVFVPEVLIERLMKSADKPKTSVEIASELINGLKPLCQGVHLVPFGWEDKVPAIIEKAGLY from the coding sequence ATGCATTTTCAGGAACTCTTGGATTCTAAAAAATTCTTGGTAATATCAGAGTTACAACCACCAAAAGGTACCGATTTGACTGAATTTTATGATTATGCTGAGAAGATGAGGGGAAGGATCGATGCAGTTAACGTCCCTGACCTTCAAAGCGCGGTAATGAGGTTAGGTTCACTATCTGCTTCTTACCTGTTAAAAGAAAAAGGATTTACCCCGATCTGCAATATGACATGTCGTGACAGGAATCGGCTTGCCTTGCAATCTGACTTGCTCAATATCTCTGTCCTTGGTATTGAGAACATCGTAATCAGCATGGGAGAGGAGCCTTCTTTGGGTGACCACCCCGATGCTAAGCCTGTCTTCGATTTAACCCCTCTTAAATTAATTTCTGCCATAAGGGACTTACAGAAGGGCTATGATATGGCAAAGAGCGACCTGCATGGAACCCCAAAATTCTGTGTTGGCTCTACAGTCAATTCCAGTGCCCAGAGGGGAGCATTAGACCTTGAAATAAAAAAGATGGAAGAAGAGATAATGGCAGGGGTAGACTTTTTCCTTACAACATCTGTATTTGAATTGAATGCCTTCGAAAATTTCATTAAAAAAGTTGAAGGACTCAAGGTACCAATCATTGCAGGGATAATGATTCTCAAATCAGTTGGAATGGCCAGATTTATGAATAAACATGTAGAGGATGTCTTTGTGCCGGAGGTCTTAATTGAAAGACTGATGAAATCAGCAGATAAACCAAAAACCAGTGTGGAGATTGCCTCTGAATTGATCAATGGATTGAAACCCCTCTGTCAGGGGGTTCACCTGGTCCCATTCGGATGGGAAGACAAGGTGCCTGCAATTATAGAGAAGGCGGGGTTGTATTAG
- a CDS encoding PAS domain S-box protein, protein MEDELRTVIEMSNAGIVILDGDYNIRFANKSASELTGYQVEEFLGMNFVDLFSAENKKTIKDMLAEYKMEESIRSCSELEILTAQGNRKETEVCIATTKGSDGTRKIYAYLRDISERKRSEEKLKMTEEKYSLLFERVQQGLFISSREGKFIECNQAMLDMLGYGDKEEFLSLDIARDVYVNPEDRRIFQELVERDGSVKEYEVELKRKDGKKVTILLTGNIKRDRDGEITGYEGINTDITERKNIEHELRKANDFFRNLIDSSVDGIIAADIKGNIVIFNKGTEKLLGYKASEVIGKLHITGIYPPGVAKDIMRKLRSQEFGGVGKLETTQSTLVDKNGEHIPINISAAIVYEDGKEVATVGIFTDLREKLRMERELQDAQLQLLQSDKMSSLGKLAAGVAHEINNPLGGILIYSNLLIEEMEDSDPNREDLKRIAEEATRCKEIVKSLLEFARQTGPRMEPLDINRSINEGLFFLENQAAFLNIEIIKKLDPTLPLIEGNPSQLKQVFMNIMVNAAESMEGRGTLTVTTALRSENNSVLIEFSDTGKGIPPEYISKIFDPFFTTKEVGKGTGLGLSLSYGVIEQHKGKIDVKSKVGGGTCFIIELPVKHEGSAN, encoded by the coding sequence ATGGAAGATGAACTCCGCACAGTAATAGAGATGAGTAATGCTGGTATAGTAATCCTGGATGGGGATTATAATATCAGGTTTGCAAATAAGAGTGCCTCAGAGTTGACTGGCTATCAGGTAGAAGAGTTCCTGGGAATGAACTTCGTGGACCTATTCAGCGCTGAGAATAAAAAGACCATCAAGGATATGTTAGCAGAATATAAGATGGAAGAGAGCATACGTTCATGTTCTGAGTTAGAGATTCTAACAGCCCAGGGCAACAGGAAGGAAACAGAGGTTTGTATTGCAACTACTAAGGGCAGCGATGGAACCAGGAAGATATATGCGTATCTTCGAGATATTTCTGAAAGGAAGAGGTCTGAAGAAAAGCTAAAGATGACTGAGGAGAAATACAGCCTCTTGTTCGAAAGGGTTCAACAGGGTTTGTTCATAAGCAGCAGGGAAGGTAAGTTTATCGAATGCAATCAGGCGATGCTGGATATGTTAGGCTACGGAGACAAAGAGGAGTTTTTGTCCCTTGATATTGCAAGGGATGTGTACGTAAACCCTGAAGATAGAAGGATTTTCCAGGAACTGGTGGAGAGAGATGGTTCTGTCAAGGAATACGAGGTTGAGTTAAAGAGAAAAGATGGGAAGAAGGTTACTATCTTGCTGACGGGTAATATAAAGAGAGATAGGGATGGAGAAATAACCGGGTATGAGGGGATAAACACCGATATTACAGAGAGGAAAAATATAGAGCATGAACTGCGAAAAGCTAATGATTTTTTTAGGAACCTCATCGATAGCTCGGTAGACGGGATAATTGCTGCTGATATAAAGGGGAATATAGTAATCTTTAACAAAGGAACTGAGAAACTGCTGGGATATAAGGCTTCAGAGGTGATTGGAAAGCTGCACATAACAGGGATATACCCTCCTGGTGTTGCCAAAGATATTATGAGAAAGTTAAGAAGCCAGGAATTTGGAGGTGTGGGGAAGTTAGAGACAACTCAGAGTACTCTGGTTGACAAAAATGGAGAACATATACCCATAAACATCTCAGCTGCCATAGTCTATGAGGATGGGAAGGAAGTAGCGACTGTTGGCATATTCACCGACCTGAGAGAAAAATTGAGGATGGAGAGGGAGCTGCAGGATGCCCAATTACAGCTCCTTCAGTCGGATAAGATGTCTTCCCTGGGGAAACTGGCTGCTGGTGTTGCCCATGAAATAAACAACCCTTTAGGTGGGATTCTGATATATTCCAACCTCCTTATAGAAGAGATGGAGGATAGTGATCCAAACAGGGAAGATTTAAAAAGAATAGCTGAGGAGGCCACCCGGTGTAAAGAGATAGTAAAAAGCCTTCTGGAGTTTGCCCGACAGACCGGGCCAAGAATGGAGCCCCTAGATATTAACCGGTCAATCAACGAAGGTCTCTTCTTTCTGGAAAACCAGGCAGCCTTTCTTAATATCGAAATAATAAAAAAATTAGACCCCACACTTCCTCTAATAGAGGGCAATCCCAGCCAATTAAAGCAGGTTTTTATGAATATTATGGTCAATGCTGCTGAGTCTATGGAAGGCAGGGGGACATTAACCGTAACAACAGCTCTGCGGTCCGAAAACAATTCGGTTTTAATTGAATTTTCAGATACCGGGAAAGGGATACCTCCAGAATATATCTCCAAGATATTCGATCCGTTCTTTACCACAAAAGAGGTTGGAAAGGGAACCGGGCTTGGACTTAGTTTATCTTACGGGGTGATAGAACAACACAAGGGAAAGATAGATGTAAAGAGTAAGGTTGGAGGAGGGACCTGTTTTATAATTGAGTTGCCTGTGAAACATGAGGGTTCAGCCAACTAA
- a CDS encoding type II toxin-antitoxin system YafQ family toxin produces the protein MSFRKLIWTKRFSKDVNRAKRRNQNLESLQKVIKMLQSGDTLPQEYKPHPLKGKYSGYMECHIEPDWLLIWKADSNAVYLTRTGTHSDLFG, from the coding sequence ATGAGTTTCAGGAAACTGATATGGACAAAAAGATTCTCTAAGGATGTCAATCGAGCAAAAAGGCGTAACCAGAATTTAGAATCCCTTCAAAAAGTTATTAAAATGCTTCAATCGGGCGACACCCTACCCCAGGAATACAAACCTCATCCCTTGAAAGGCAAATACTCAGGTTATATGGAATGTCATATTGAACCTGATTGGTTGCTAATCTGGAAGGCAGATAGCAACGCCGTTTATTTAACACGAACCGGTACACATTCAGACCTTTTTGGATAA
- a CDS encoding ATP-binding protein, with translation MVNMFPMIERIFWMQRIQQAWERRPVVWLSGVRRVGKTTLAQMFPKAVYQNCDLPSVGRQLVDPESFYDSLDKGTIVIFDEIHRLEDPSRLLKIAADVYTHLKVLATGSSTLAATKKFRDSLTGRKQMIYLPPVLWSECTDNFNIKELDRRLLHGGLPEPLLSETKNAAFFSEWMDSFYARDIQELFNIRNRTGFIRLLHLLLRQSGSLIDYTNLASLSDLSRPTVKAHVEAMSIAHAVFLVPPFQGGGRREITRRPKCYTFDTGFVTFVKGWNTIREDDRGLLWEHLVLDTLRTAVDNRNLLYWRDKSGREIDFVVIKGRGQQADAIECKINPDHFDPANLIVFRSLYPEGENYVLSPNIKFSYQRRYGDLLVRFISINQLFEIM, from the coding sequence ATGGTAAATATGTTTCCCATGATTGAACGTATATTTTGGATGCAACGAATTCAGCAGGCTTGGGAAAGACGACCGGTTGTGTGGCTATCCGGAGTTCGCCGGGTAGGTAAAACAACCTTAGCCCAGATGTTTCCCAAGGCAGTCTATCAAAATTGTGATCTGCCTTCGGTGGGACGCCAATTAGTTGATCCGGAATCTTTCTATGACAGCCTCGATAAGGGAACCATCGTTATCTTTGATGAAATCCACCGTTTAGAGGATCCGAGCCGTTTATTGAAAATTGCAGCAGATGTATATACTCACCTGAAAGTGCTCGCAACAGGTTCTTCTACGTTGGCAGCTACTAAAAAATTTCGCGATAGTCTGACGGGACGAAAGCAGATGATCTATTTACCGCCGGTGCTCTGGAGTGAATGTACAGACAACTTCAATATAAAAGAACTGGACCGTCGATTACTCCATGGAGGGTTGCCTGAACCCTTGCTGTCGGAAACGAAGAATGCAGCCTTTTTTTCGGAATGGATGGATAGTTTTTATGCCCGGGACATCCAGGAACTTTTTAATATCCGCAACCGTACTGGTTTCATAAGATTACTGCATTTATTGTTACGGCAAAGTGGAAGTCTTATAGACTATACCAATCTGGCTAGTTTAAGTGATTTAAGCAGACCTACGGTAAAAGCGCATGTAGAAGCCATGAGTATTGCCCATGCGGTATTCTTAGTTCCTCCATTTCAGGGAGGCGGCCGGCGCGAAATTACGCGCAGACCCAAATGTTATACCTTTGATACAGGTTTTGTCACGTTTGTCAAGGGTTGGAACACTATTCGGGAAGATGATCGAGGTCTTTTGTGGGAACATCTGGTGCTCGATACTCTGCGCACAGCCGTTGATAATCGCAACTTGCTTTACTGGAGGGATAAATCCGGACGAGAGATAGATTTTGTTGTGATTAAAGGTCGAGGGCAACAAGCAGATGCCATTGAATGCAAAATCAATCCCGATCACTTTGATCCTGCCAATCTTATTGTATTTCGCTCTCTATATCCTGAAGGGGAAAATTACGTGCTGAGTCCCAATATTAAATTCTCTTATCAGCGGCGTTATGGGGATCTCTTGGTGCGCTTTATTTCGATCAACCAGCTTTTTGAAATTATGTAG
- a CDS encoding CoB--CoM heterodisulfide reductase iron-sulfur subunit B family protein, producing MKLSYYPGCSLHGTAKEYDESTRAVFCQLGIELIELEDWNCCGASSAHSTDEFLSNALPERNIKIAAKAGLDLLVPCAACYSRMLTAGKENRSFKPAVKIRNLPELLREEDNFNSIKEQVKRPLEGLKIACYYGCLLTRPPKITEVKDYENPQSMDDLVGILGGEAVFWPYKTECCGGSLAITHTDIVKRLTGKIIEMAMEAEADCLVTACPMCHANLDTRQDEISRDEGKKYNLPIFYITELIGLAIDEKKSGRWWKRHFVNPMPLLLSKGLI from the coding sequence ATGAAGCTCTCTTATTATCCCGGTTGTTCACTCCATGGAACAGCGAAAGAGTACGATGAATCTACCCGCGCCGTGTTTTGTCAACTCGGTATTGAGCTTATTGAATTAGAGGACTGGAATTGTTGCGGCGCATCATCTGCCCACTCTACTGATGAATTCTTGTCTAATGCCCTTCCTGAGAGGAACATCAAAATAGCTGCCAAAGCCGGTCTGGATCTTCTTGTTCCATGTGCTGCCTGTTATAGCAGGATGCTGACAGCAGGAAAAGAAAATCGTTCCTTTAAACCGGCTGTAAAGATCAGAAACCTTCCTGAGCTGTTAAGGGAAGAGGATAATTTTAACAGTATTAAAGAACAGGTTAAAAGGCCTCTCGAAGGCTTGAAGATAGCCTGTTATTATGGTTGTCTTTTGACTCGCCCACCAAAGATAACAGAGGTAAAGGACTATGAAAATCCACAAAGCATGGATGATCTGGTAGGCATTTTGGGTGGAGAAGCTGTTTTCTGGCCGTACAAAACGGAGTGTTGTGGGGGAAGCCTGGCCATCACACATACTGATATAGTGAAAAGACTGACAGGGAAGATAATAGAGATGGCTATGGAGGCAGAAGCAGATTGTCTGGTTACGGCGTGTCCCATGTGTCATGCCAATCTGGATACCAGGCAGGATGAGATCAGCAGAGATGAAGGAAAGAAATACAACCTGCCTATATTTTATATTACCGAGCTGATAGGACTTGCTATAGATGAGAAGAAATCGGGAAGATGGTGGAAAAGGCATTTTGTTAATCCCATGCCTCTTTTGCTTTCAAAGGGGTTAATATAA
- a CDS encoding 4Fe-4S dicluster domain-containing protein: MKDMLVKTDHPLDVLISEIGKTDVLACYQCKKCSAGCPVSPDMDILPHQVIRMIQFDMRERLLNSRTIWLCASCETCTTRCPNDVDLAKVMDVLRQMAINSGEPLGDSHVPFFHSAFLSSIRKRGRIYELEMIAKYKLKNREFKKDIKLGIMMFLKGKLKLLSPKIRGRKEIRDIFSQVKKGVIG, encoded by the coding sequence ATGAAAGATATGCTTGTAAAGACAGATCATCCTCTGGATGTCCTGATTTCCGAAATAGGCAAGACAGATGTGCTGGCATGCTATCAGTGTAAGAAATGCTCAGCCGGGTGCCCTGTAAGCCCTGATATGGACATTCTCCCCCATCAGGTCATAAGAATGATACAGTTTGACATGAGGGAGAGGCTCCTCAACTCCAGGACAATATGGTTATGCGCCTCCTGTGAAACCTGTACCACCAGGTGTCCCAATGACGTGGATCTGGCAAAGGTTATGGATGTGTTAAGGCAGATGGCAATCAATTCCGGTGAACCACTGGGCGACAGCCATGTTCCCTTTTTCCATTCCGCATTCCTTTCATCTATTCGCAAGAGAGGCAGAATATACGAATTGGAAATGATAGCTAAATACAAATTGAAAAACCGAGAATTCAAAAAGGACATAAAACTGGGGATTATGATGTTTCTAAAGGGGAAACTCAAACTATTGTCCCCTAAGATTAGAGGAAGGAAGGAAATCAGGGATATCTTTTCACAGGTAAAGAAGGGAGTGATCGGATGA